One region of Daphnia pulicaria isolate SC F1-1A chromosome 7, SC_F0-13Bv2, whole genome shotgun sequence genomic DNA includes:
- the LOC124349434 gene encoding calcium-activated chloride channel regulator 1-like isoform X1 produces MDRSSALAQLFVLLFVINTAEWHDVTVGASRVTLTDNGYKNLVVAISPAAPIDQSESIIKNIKQIITDASPVLYKATGNRAYFQSVHILIPETWDHIEADLSTWETFDTADVIVDTPNPMHKDVPYTQQNGKCGEKGERIHLTPNYVLTIVQEQNIAQYGKPGKVFVHEWAHYRYGIFDEYGTPGGEYPLFFRQSGTSFIEPNICANKKIMYNTRDISNNNANCQIDPATNIYDQNCRFEFHPSFKPDTSLASFHLLDSVVHFCKDGDFHSHRSETPNKHNTMCGGVSTWTVIMRNPDFAFYQNRPVDLDQLPAKFKIVKPTGSRFVVVMDVSDSMKQCNRIDKLGESVRAWIKNDVPTGSQLGMVMFSSTAHIVSELKVISDMKIRQEMMKKVPKDLYSITCIGCGLDLAVQMLQEKGNNKTGGIIVLVTDGRNSAGYLDISDVEEDIVKAGIRVVTVAFGSEADSNIERLADVTGGKSYYIKDGDSSEAIQQAFTGACTYQSRVKNDDLKFKLFESTAASNSTSIEGCFDVDDTVGRNLVLSVFNLDDRNSLESMQLSGPTNEIYDQIDFDTSTATVTVALAKVGRWDLNVTLKSSQSKPVLVTVKTQLRPNVTTPINTRCWVSNGADIKDASNHRIRIHADVWKGSHPVTGASVKAYIVKPNDELEILDLLDNGVNADTTQDDGVYSKYFAYPNQPGRYTVKCQVNSTNHKAFEQLGFIGSASPQLFGNETIIGEVERIPMANFTRIVSGGSFQVEIPVNSNDSYPPAEVTDLSIMVVNDTATNISIALKWTAPGDDLDSGTASYYELKYSDVVADVINSNFDDKSPKRKSRSIITEEDLVAGSLQPSEAGVQQTATFQLTDVQRERPYYLSLRAVDKADKAGQVSNLVVFFIPDRTVVVLTKNFEDDDSGNGTDQEIHIHINTKEPSYHVASLLVAAFGLILIVCLVVMLLVAVVKYLLVYRSYKDVPV; encoded by the exons ATGGACAGATCGTCGGCGCTAGCGCAGTTGTTTGTGCTGTTATTCGTGATCAATACTGCAGAATGGCATGACGTGACGGTCGGGGCTAGTCGAGTGACTTTGACCGACAACGGCTACAAAAATCTGGTGGTGGCCATCAGCCCAGCAGCGCCAATTGATCAATCCGAAAgcataattaaaaatatcaaa CAAATTATCACGGATGCTTCTCCGGTGCTCTACAAGGCGACCGGTAATCGAGCTTACTTCCAAAGTGTCCACATTCTTATTCCGGAAACATGGGACCACATCGAAGCTGATTTAAGCACTTGGGAAACGTTCGAT ACGGCTGACGTCATCGTGGACACGCCCAATCCCATGCACAAAGATGTGCCCTACACTCAACAGAACGGCAAGTGCGGTGAAAAAGGCGAAAGAATTCACTTAACCCCAAACTATGTGCTCACCATCGTTCAAGAGCAGAACATTGCCCAATACGGAAAACCAg gcaaagtcTTCGTTCACGAATGGGCCCATTATCGCTACGGCATTTTCGACGAGTACGGAACGCCCGGAGGAGAGTATCCGCTCTTCTTCCGCCAATCGGGCACTTCCTTCATCGAGCCCAACATCTGcgctaacaaaaaaatcatgtACAACACCCGTGACATAAGCAACAACAATGCGAACTGTCAAATCGATCCGGCCACGAATATCTACGACCAGAACTGTCGATTCGAATTCCATCCAAGTTTTAAGCCGGACACGTCGCTGGCTTCCTTCCATCTCCTGGACTCg gTGGTTCATTTCTGCAAGGACGGCGACTTCCATTCGCACCGGTCGGAGACTCCGAACAAACACAACACCATGTGCGGCGGAGTCAGCACCTGGACGGTCATCATGCGGAACCCGGACTTTGCGTTTTACCAGAACAGACCCGTGGATTTGGACCAATTGCCCGCGAAATTTAAAATCGTCAAACCGACTGGCTCGCGTTTTGTTGTCGTCATGGACGTTTCCGACAGCATGAAGCAATGC AACCGCATCGACAAACTGGGCGAATCCGTCCGCGCCTGGATCAAAAACGACGTCCCCACCGGAAGCCAATTGGGGATGGTCATGTTCAG TTCAACTGCTCACATCGTGAGCGAACTGAAAGTCATTTCCGACATGAAAATCCGCCAGgagatgatgaaaaaagtgccgaaagaTTTGTACTCCATCACCTGTATCGGATGCGGTCTCGACCTCGCCGTTCAG ATGCTGCAAGAGAAGGGAAACAATAAAACGGGTGGCATTATCGTTTTAGTTACCGATGGTAGAAATTCAGCTGGTTACCTCGACATTTCTGACGTGGAGGAGGACATTGTCAAAGCCGGCATACGCGTAGTCACCGTCGCCTTTGG GAGTGAGGCGGACAGCAATATCGAACGTTTGGCTGACGTCACTGGCGGTAAAAGTTATTACATCAAGGACGGTGACAGCAGTGAAGCTATTCAACAGGCCTTTACGGGCGCCTGCACCTACCAGTCGAGAGTCAAAAACGacgatttgaaattcaaattgtttgaAAGTACGGCGGCGTCGAATTCGACCAGCATCGAAGGCTGCTTCGACGTCGACGACACGGTCGGTCGTAATTTGGTGCTCAGCGTCTTCAATTTGGACGATCGAAACAGTTTGGAATCGATGCAATTGTCGGGGCCGACTAACGAAATTTACGACCAAATCGATTTCGATACTAGCACGGCCACTGTCACCGTGGCATTGGCTAAG GTGGGACGCTGGGACTTGAATGTCACGCTGAAAAGTTCCCAGTCTAAACCGGTTTTAGTCACCGTCAAGACTCAGCTGCGCCCGAATGTCACGACGCCCATCAACACTAGATGCTGGGTTTCCAACG GAGCTGATATCAAGGATGCGAGCAACCACCGGATTCGAATTCACGCCGACGTGTGGAAAGGAAGCCATCCGGTCACCGGGGCTTCCGTTAA GGCTTATATAGTGAAGCCCAACGACGAGTTGGAGATTTTGGACTTGCTGGACAACGGGGTCAATGCCGATACCACGCAAGACGATGGCGTTTATTCCAAGTATTTCGCCTATCCCAATCAGCCGGGACGGTACACAGTCAAGTGCCAAGTGAACAGCACCAATCACAAGGCATTCGAGCAACTGGGTTTTATCGGCTCGGCTAGCCCTCAGCTTTTCg GTAATGAGACGATCATAGGAGAGGTGGAAAGAATTCCAATGGCGAATTTCACCCGAATCGTTTCCGGTGGCTCATTTCAG GTGGAAATCCCAGTCAACAGTAATGACTCCTACCCACCAGCTGAAGTCACCGATCTGTCGATTATGGTCGTTAACGACACCGCCACAAATATTTCAATCGCATTGAAATGGACCGCTCCCGGGGATGATCTCGATTCCGGCACAG CTTCCTATTACGAACTCAAGTATTCGGATGTCGTCGCCGATGTCATCAACTCCAACTTTGACGACAAATCCCCCAAGCGGAAGAGTCGATCCATCATCACGGAAGAGGATCTCGTCGCCGGTTCGCTCCAGCCGAGCGAGGCCGGCGTCCAGCAAACGGCCACATTTCAGCTGACGGACGTCCAGCGGGAGAGACCCTATTACTTGTCTCTGCGGGCCGTGGACAAGGCGGACAAAGCCGGCCAAGTGTCCAACTTGGTCGTTTTCTTCATCCCGGACAGAACGGTGGTAGTTTTAACGAAGAATTTCGAAGACGACGATTCGGGAAACGGAACTGATCAAGAAATTCACATTCACATAAATACCAAAGAGCCGAGTTATCATGTGGCGTCTTTATTGGTTGCCGCCTTCGGACTCATTCTGATAGTTTGCTTAGTCGTAATGTTGCTCGTGGCTGTCGTCAAATACCTGCTAGTATATCGCTCTTACAAAGACGTCCcagtttag
- the LOC124350110 gene encoding larval cuticle protein 1-like isoform X1: MLDHLHTTPSTVFRSAEQPHKQSKMKLIVALAFLAVALAAPQGDKKPIEIVSSNSEMNADGSYSFDFESADGTKVSESGSQKQVGPKPEDIGTVSKGSYSFTTPDGVVLTVNWVADENGFQATGDHLPTPPPMPEHVVKMLVDLKAAGVL; this comes from the exons ATGTTAGACCATCTTCACACAACTCCTTCGACAGTCTTCAGAAGTGCAGAACAACCAcacaaacaatcaaaaatgaaactg ATCGTCGCTCTCGCTTTCTTGGCCGTGGCCCTCGCCGCACCTCAAGGAGACAAGAAGCCCATCGAAATTGTGTCATCCAACAGCGAAATGAACGCCGACGGCAGCTACTCATTCGA TTTCGAGTCTGCCGATGGCACCAAAGTGTCTGAAAGTGGCAGCCAGAAACAAGTTGGACCCAAACCGGAGGATATCGGGACCGTGTCCAAGGGCTCCTACTCGTTCACGACTCCCGACGGCGTCGTCCTCACCGTCAATTGGGTGGCCGATGAAAACGGATTCCAGGCCACCGGCGACCACCTCCCCACTCCTCCACCCATGCCCGAGCACGTCGTCAAGATGCTCGTAGACCTCAAAGCCGCCGGAGTCCTGTAA
- the LOC124350110 gene encoding larval cuticle protein 1-like isoform X2 — protein MKLIVALAFLAVALAAPQGDKKPIEIVSSNSEMNADGSYSFDFESADGTKVSESGNQKQVGPKPEDIGTVSKGSYSFTTPDGVVLTVNWVADENGFQATGDHLPTPPPMPEHVVKMLADLKAAGVL, from the exons atgaaactg ATCGTCGCTCTCGCTTTCTTGGCCGTGGCCCTCGCCGCTCCTCAAGGAGATAAGAAGCCCATCGAAATTGTGTCATCCAACAGCGAAATGAACGCCGACGGCAGCTACTCATTCGA TTTCGAGTCTGCCGATGGGACCAAAGTGTCTGAGAGTGGCAACCAGAAACAAGTTGGTCCCAAACCGGAGGATATCGGCACCGTGTCCAAGGGCTCCTACTCGTTCACGACTCCCGACGGCGTCGTCCTCACCGTCAATTGGGTGGCCGATGAAAACGGATTCCAGGCCACCGGCGACCACCTCCCCACTCCTCCACCCATGCCCGAGCACGTCGTCAAGATGCTCGCAGACCTCAAAGCCGCCGGAGTCCTGTAA
- the LOC124350144 gene encoding neuropeptide-like protein 31 isoform X2, whose protein sequence is MTANFKIMLLIVAMMFVAVTVAKKVKLYYGYGGYGGYGYGGYGYGYPAYGGHGYPASYGGHGYPASYGGHGYPASYKGYGYPAPAYGSYGGYEKGYAGDYGYEGYDKGHAEPYGY, encoded by the exons ATGACTGCTAACTTCAAA ATTATGTTGCTGATCGTTGCTATGATGTTCGTGGCTGTGACTGTGGCTAAGAAAGTCAAGTTGTATTACGGATACGGCGGTTACGGGGGTTATGGTTACGGGGGCTATG GCTATGGCTACCCAGCTTACGGAGGCCATGGCTACCCAGCATCATACGGAGGCCATGGCTACCCAGCATCGTACGGAGGCCATGGCTACCCAGCATCGTACAAAGGCTATGGCTACCCAGCTCCAGCTTACGGGAGCTACGGTGGCTATGAAAAGGGATATGCTGGAGACTATGGTTACGAAG GTTACGATAAGGGACACGCCGAACCGTACGGCTATTGA
- the LOC124349432 gene encoding calcium-activated chloride channel regulator 4-like, translating into MGQPTTLTHQCCWLATLLFVIYTASGRSGIAVEASKVALNKNGYDDLVVAISTEAPVAQAETIIDNIKKMILAASPVLYMATENRAYFQSVRILVPPTWTNIKAELSTWETFDTADVIVDTPNPMHKDVPYTQQNGKCGEKGQKIHLTPDYVATLFEQQKVLQYGKPGKVFVHEWAHYRYGIFDEYGTPGGEYPLFRQQSTSSSIEPNICANKPMTLKDFSVWDMTNNGACKRDPATNSYDQNCRFKFESQFIPTTSLASYHQLDSVVHFCKGSEHNVAAQNKHNDMCQRRDTWSVIMESDDFKNGNGVPKDFDKFDTDFKIVKPTGTRFVVVMDISGSMKEFDRIGKLSESVRSWIKTDLRSGSQLGMVQFSAAADILSELTMISDEKSREEMIAKLPKQLQAATCIGCGLELAVQMLNKNKGTSETGGVIVLVTDGKNSPGYLHISDVQEDILKDKIRVITIAFGEKADKNLEDLARKTEGKSYFVKDEDGGAALQEAFLGASTFQSSVHNEDLIFKLFEKDLTAGGGQTDLTDDFDVDETVGRNLKLSVFNLDNKKSVKSIELTGPDGDVVNNIVFDTTTAILTVDLAKIGQWSLKVSLKSSQSKPVLVTVTTQLRPDVKVPITTKCLLPSGPDIKNAANKKILIRAEVWKGSHQVTGSSVRAYVVKPNGDTAILELLDNGTGADGTKDDGVYSKYFAYPNQQGRYTVKCQVNSNHKSFENLGFIGSASPQLFDPQIDETIIGEVERIPMADFTRIASAGSFQVEIPVSSDDSYPPAEVTDLSIMVVNDTATNISIALKWTAPGDDLDVGTASYYELKYSDVVADVMNSNFDDESPKRKSRSIITEEDLVAGSLQPSEAGVQQTATFQLTDVQRERPYYLSLRAVDKADKVGQVSNLVVFFIPDRTLVVLTRNTEDDDSGDGMTDQEIQIHVSTKEAGFHVTSLLVAAFGLILIACLGVTLLMAVVKYTQSYRSYKGVPV; encoded by the exons ATGGGCCAGCCGACGACGTTGACGCATCAGTGTTGCTGGTTGGCGACGCTCTTATTTGTGATTTACACGGCCAGCGGCCGGTCGGGAATTGCGGTCGAGGCGAGTAAAGTCGCTCTCAATAAAAATGGCTACGACGACTTGGTGGTGGCCATCAGCACGGAAGCGCCCGTCGCTCAAGCGGAAACGATCATTGATAACATCAAG AAAATGATACTGGCAGCCTCGCCGGTGCTCTACATGGCGACCGAAAATAGAGCTTACTTCCAAAGCGTTCGCATTCTCGTTCCACCGACATGGACCAACATTAAGGCCGAATTGAGCACTTGGGAAACGTTCGAt ACGGCTGACGTCATCGTGGACACGCCCAATCCCATGCACAAAGATGTGCCCTACACTCAACAGAACGGCAAGTGCGGcgaaaaaggacaaaaaatTCACCTGACTCCGGACTATGTGGCCACCTTATTTGAACAGCAGAAAGTCCTCCAATACGGAAAACCAG gcaaagtCTTCGTTCACGAATGGGCCCATTATCGTTACGGCATTTTCGACGAGTACGGAACGCCCGGAGGAGAATATCCGCTCTTCCGCCAGCAATCAACGTCTTCCTCCATCGAGCCCAACATCTGCGCCAACAAGCCCATGACCTTAAAGGACTTTTCAGTTTGGGATATGACCAACAATGGGGCCTGTAAGAGAGATCCGGCCACGAATAGCTACGATCAAAACTGTCGATTCAAATTCGAATCGCAATTCATACCGACTACTTCTCTGGCTTCCTACCATCAGCTCGATTCA GTGGTTCATTTCTGCAAAGGATCCGAGCACAACGTAGCAGCTCAAAACAAGCACAACGACATGTGCCAAAGGAGAGACACCTGGTCGGTGATCATGGAGAGTGACGACTTCAAGAACGGCAACGGTGTACCGAAGGATTTCGACAAATTTGACACGGATTTTAAAATCGTCAAACCGACTGGCACGCGATTTGTTGTCGTCATGGACATTTCCGGCAGCATGAAAGAATTC GACCGCATTGGCAAACTGAGCGAGTCCGTCCGCTCCTGGATCAAAACTGATTTGCGCAGCGGAAGTCAATTGGGAATGGTCCAGTTCAG tGCGGCGGCCGATATTCTAAGTGAACTGACAATGATTTCAGACGAGAAATCACGAGAAGAAATGATTGCCAAGTTACCAAAGCAATTGCAAGCGGCCACTTGCATCGGGTGCGGACTGGAACTCGCCGTCCAG ATGTTAAATAAGAATAAGGGAACTTCTGAAACGGGTGGGGTCATCGTCTTGGTCACAGACGGCAAAAATTCGCCCGGCTATCTCCACATTTCCGACGTGCAGGAGGACATCTTGAAAGACAAGATCCGCGTCATCACCATCGCCTTCGG CGAAAAAGCCGACAAGAATCTGGAGGATCTAGCTCGCAAGACGGAGGGTAAAAGCTACTTTGTTAAGGACGAGGATGGCGGAGCAGCCCTTCAAGAGGCTTTCCTGGGCGCGTCCACCTTCCAGTCGAGCGTCCACAACGAAGACTTGATATTCAAATTGttcgaaaaagatttgacGGCCGGTGGTGGCCAAACAGATTTGACGGATGATTTCGATGTCGACGAGACAGTCGgacgaaatttgaaattgagcgTATTCAACTTGGATAATAAAAAGAGTGTCAAATCTATCGAGCTGACAGGACCTGATGGCGACGTCGTGAACAATATCGTTTTCGACACGACCACCGCTATACTCACTGTCGACTTGGCGAAG ATCGGTCAGTGGTCCCTGAAAGTGAGCTTGAAAAGTTCCCAGTCTAAACCGGTTCTAGTCACCGTGACAACTCAGTTGCGTCCAGATGTTAAAGTTCCCATTACAACTAAATGCCTTCTTCCCAGTG GACCTGATATCAAGAACGCCGCCAACAAAAAGATTCTAATCCGGGCCGAAGTGTGGAAAGGATCCCATCAAGTCACTGGATCTTCAGtcag AGCTTATGTGGTGAAACCCAACGGCGACACGGCGATCTTGGAATTGCTGGACAACGGCACCGGTGCGGATGGCACGAAAGACGATGGCGTTTATTCCAAGTATTTCGCCTATCCCAATCAACAGGGACGGTACACGGTCAAGTGTCAGGTGAACAGCAATCACAAGTCATTCGAGAATCTGGGCTTTATCGGCTCGGCCAGTCCTCAACTCTTCG aTCCTCAAATTGATGAGACGATCATCGGAGAAGTCGAAAGAATTCCAATGGCAGATTTTACCCGAATCGCTTCTGCTGGCTCGTTTCag GTGGAGATTCCAGTCTCTAGTGATGACTCCTACCCACCAGCTGAAGTTACGGATCTGTCGATTATGGTCGTCAACGACACCGCCACAAATATTTCAATCGCATTGAAATGGACCGCCCCCGGGGATGATCTTGATGTCGGCACAG CTTCCTATTACGAACTCAAGTATTCGGATGTCGTCGCTGATGTAATGAATTCCAACTTTGACGACGAATCCCCTAAGCGGAAGAGTCGATCCATCATCACGGAAGAGGATCTCGTCGCCGGTTCGCTCCAGCCGAGCGAGGCCGGCGTCCAGCAAACGGCCACATTTCAGCTGACGGACGTCCAGCGGGAGAGACCCTATTACTTGTCTCTGCGGGCCGTGGACAAGGCGGACAAAGTCGGCCAAGTATCCAACTTGGTCGTTTTCTTCATCCCGGACAGAACGTTGGTAGTTTTAACGAGGAATACCGAAGACGACGATTCGGGAGACGGGATGACTGatcaagaaattcaaattcacgTCAGTACCAAAGAGGCGGGCTTTCACGTCACTTCTCTATTGGTTGCCGCCTTCGGACTCATTCTGATAGCTTGCTTGGGCGTCACTTTGCTGATGGCCGTCGTCAAGTACACGCAGTCGTATCGCTCTTACAAAGGCGTTCCGGTCTAG
- the LOC124350184 gene encoding glycine-rich protein 3-like — protein MAIHFKMMLLLVALMLVATAVAKKKGYYYPVYHYPVYHYGGYGGHYGGYGGYGGHSSGYGGYGHGGSYGGSYGGGYGGY, from the exons ATGGCCATTCATTTCAaa ATGATGTTGTTGCTCGTCGCTCTGATGCTGGTGGCAACGGCTGTGGCCAAAAAGAAGGGTTACTACTACCCAGTGTATCACTACCCAGTGTATCACTACGGAGGTTACGGTGGTCACTACGGAGGCTATGGCGGTTACGGGGGCCACTCTAGCGGATACGGAG GTTATGGTCACGGCGGCAGCTACGGCGGCAGCTACGGCGGCGGCTACGGCGGATATTAA
- the LOC124349434 gene encoding calcium-activated chloride channel regulator 4-like isoform X2, which yields MHKDVPYTQQNGKCGEKGERIHLTPNYVLTIVQEQNIAQYGKPGKVFVHEWAHYRYGIFDEYGTPGGEYPLFFRQSGTSFIEPNICANKKIMYNTRDISNNNANCQIDPATNIYDQNCRFEFHPSFKPDTSLASFHLLDSVVHFCKDGDFHSHRSETPNKHNTMCGGVSTWTVIMRNPDFAFYQNRPVDLDQLPAKFKIVKPTGSRFVVVMDVSDSMKQCNRIDKLGESVRAWIKNDVPTGSQLGMVMFSSTAHIVSELKVISDMKIRQEMMKKVPKDLYSITCIGCGLDLAVQMLQEKGNNKTGGIIVLVTDGRNSAGYLDISDVEEDIVKAGIRVVTVAFGSEADSNIERLADVTGGKSYYIKDGDSSEAIQQAFTGACTYQSRVKNDDLKFKLFESTAASNSTSIEGCFDVDDTVGRNLVLSVFNLDDRNSLESMQLSGPTNEIYDQIDFDTSTATVTVALAKVGRWDLNVTLKSSQSKPVLVTVKTQLRPNVTTPINTRCWVSNGADIKDASNHRIRIHADVWKGSHPVTGASVKAYIVKPNDELEILDLLDNGVNADTTQDDGVYSKYFAYPNQPGRYTVKCQVNSTNHKAFEQLGFIGSASPQLFGNETIIGEVERIPMANFTRIVSGGSFQVEIPVNSNDSYPPAEVTDLSIMVVNDTATNISIALKWTAPGDDLDSGTASYYELKYSDVVADVINSNFDDKSPKRKSRSIITEEDLVAGSLQPSEAGVQQTATFQLTDVQRERPYYLSLRAVDKADKAGQVSNLVVFFIPDRTVVVLTKNFEDDDSGNGTDQEIHIHINTKEPSYHVASLLVAAFGLILIVCLVVMLLVAVVKYLLVYRSYKDVPV from the exons ATGCACAAAGATGTGCCCTACACTCAACAGAACGGCAAGTGCGGTGAAAAAGGCGAAAGAATTCACTTAACCCCAAACTATGTGCTCACCATCGTTCAAGAGCAGAACATTGCCCAATACGGAAAACCAg gcaaagtcTTCGTTCACGAATGGGCCCATTATCGCTACGGCATTTTCGACGAGTACGGAACGCCCGGAGGAGAGTATCCGCTCTTCTTCCGCCAATCGGGCACTTCCTTCATCGAGCCCAACATCTGcgctaacaaaaaaatcatgtACAACACCCGTGACATAAGCAACAACAATGCGAACTGTCAAATCGATCCGGCCACGAATATCTACGACCAGAACTGTCGATTCGAATTCCATCCAAGTTTTAAGCCGGACACGTCGCTGGCTTCCTTCCATCTCCTGGACTCg gTGGTTCATTTCTGCAAGGACGGCGACTTCCATTCGCACCGGTCGGAGACTCCGAACAAACACAACACCATGTGCGGCGGAGTCAGCACCTGGACGGTCATCATGCGGAACCCGGACTTTGCGTTTTACCAGAACAGACCCGTGGATTTGGACCAATTGCCCGCGAAATTTAAAATCGTCAAACCGACTGGCTCGCGTTTTGTTGTCGTCATGGACGTTTCCGACAGCATGAAGCAATGC AACCGCATCGACAAACTGGGCGAATCCGTCCGCGCCTGGATCAAAAACGACGTCCCCACCGGAAGCCAATTGGGGATGGTCATGTTCAG TTCAACTGCTCACATCGTGAGCGAACTGAAAGTCATTTCCGACATGAAAATCCGCCAGgagatgatgaaaaaagtgccgaaagaTTTGTACTCCATCACCTGTATCGGATGCGGTCTCGACCTCGCCGTTCAG ATGCTGCAAGAGAAGGGAAACAATAAAACGGGTGGCATTATCGTTTTAGTTACCGATGGTAGAAATTCAGCTGGTTACCTCGACATTTCTGACGTGGAGGAGGACATTGTCAAAGCCGGCATACGCGTAGTCACCGTCGCCTTTGG GAGTGAGGCGGACAGCAATATCGAACGTTTGGCTGACGTCACTGGCGGTAAAAGTTATTACATCAAGGACGGTGACAGCAGTGAAGCTATTCAACAGGCCTTTACGGGCGCCTGCACCTACCAGTCGAGAGTCAAAAACGacgatttgaaattcaaattgtttgaAAGTACGGCGGCGTCGAATTCGACCAGCATCGAAGGCTGCTTCGACGTCGACGACACGGTCGGTCGTAATTTGGTGCTCAGCGTCTTCAATTTGGACGATCGAAACAGTTTGGAATCGATGCAATTGTCGGGGCCGACTAACGAAATTTACGACCAAATCGATTTCGATACTAGCACGGCCACTGTCACCGTGGCATTGGCTAAG GTGGGACGCTGGGACTTGAATGTCACGCTGAAAAGTTCCCAGTCTAAACCGGTTTTAGTCACCGTCAAGACTCAGCTGCGCCCGAATGTCACGACGCCCATCAACACTAGATGCTGGGTTTCCAACG GAGCTGATATCAAGGATGCGAGCAACCACCGGATTCGAATTCACGCCGACGTGTGGAAAGGAAGCCATCCGGTCACCGGGGCTTCCGTTAA GGCTTATATAGTGAAGCCCAACGACGAGTTGGAGATTTTGGACTTGCTGGACAACGGGGTCAATGCCGATACCACGCAAGACGATGGCGTTTATTCCAAGTATTTCGCCTATCCCAATCAGCCGGGACGGTACACAGTCAAGTGCCAAGTGAACAGCACCAATCACAAGGCATTCGAGCAACTGGGTTTTATCGGCTCGGCTAGCCCTCAGCTTTTCg GTAATGAGACGATCATAGGAGAGGTGGAAAGAATTCCAATGGCGAATTTCACCCGAATCGTTTCCGGTGGCTCATTTCAG GTGGAAATCCCAGTCAACAGTAATGACTCCTACCCACCAGCTGAAGTCACCGATCTGTCGATTATGGTCGTTAACGACACCGCCACAAATATTTCAATCGCATTGAAATGGACCGCTCCCGGGGATGATCTCGATTCCGGCACAG CTTCCTATTACGAACTCAAGTATTCGGATGTCGTCGCCGATGTCATCAACTCCAACTTTGACGACAAATCCCCCAAGCGGAAGAGTCGATCCATCATCACGGAAGAGGATCTCGTCGCCGGTTCGCTCCAGCCGAGCGAGGCCGGCGTCCAGCAAACGGCCACATTTCAGCTGACGGACGTCCAGCGGGAGAGACCCTATTACTTGTCTCTGCGGGCCGTGGACAAGGCGGACAAAGCCGGCCAAGTGTCCAACTTGGTCGTTTTCTTCATCCCGGACAGAACGGTGGTAGTTTTAACGAAGAATTTCGAAGACGACGATTCGGGAAACGGAACTGATCAAGAAATTCACATTCACATAAATACCAAAGAGCCGAGTTATCATGTGGCGTCTTTATTGGTTGCCGCCTTCGGACTCATTCTGATAGTTTGCTTAGTCGTAATGTTGCTCGTGGCTGTCGTCAAATACCTGCTAGTATATCGCTCTTACAAAGACGTCCcagtttag
- the LOC124350144 gene encoding neuropeptide-like protein 29 isoform X10 → MTANFKIMLLIVAMMFVAVTVAKKVKLYYGYGGYGGYGYGGYGHGGYGGYGYPAYGGYGGYGGHYGKGYGGYGNGYGYY, encoded by the exons ATGACTGCTAACTTCAAA ATTATGTTGCTGATCGTTGCTATGATGTTCGTGGCTGTGACTGTGGCTAAGAAAGTCAAGTTGTATTACGGATACGGCGGTTACGGGGGTTATGGTTACGGGGGCTATGGCCATGGAGGCTATGGAGGCTATGGCTACCCAGCTTACGGAGGCTACGGTGGGTACGGTGGTCATTACGGAAAAGGATATGGag GTTACGGCAACGGATACGGCTATTATTAA
- the LOC124350110 gene encoding larval cuticle protein LCP-22-like isoform X3, producing the protein MKFIVALAFLAVALAAPQGDKKPIEIVSSNSEMNADGSYSFDFESADGTKVSESGNQKQVGPKPEDIGTVSKGSYSFTTPDGVVLTVNWVADENGFQATGDHLPTPPPMPEHVVKMLADLKAAGVL; encoded by the exons atgaaattc ATCGTCGCTCTCGCTTTCTTGGCCGTGGCCCTCGCCGCTCCTCAAGGAGATAAGAAGCCCATCGAAATTGTGTCATCCAACAGCGAAATGAACGCCGACGGCAGCTACTCATTCGA TTTCGAGTCTGCCGATGGGACCAAAGTGTCTGAGAGTGGCAACCAGAAACAAGTTGGTCCCAAACCGGAGGATATCGGCACCGTGTCCAAGGGCTCCTACTCGTTCACGACTCCCGACGGCGTCGTCCTCACCGTCAATTGGGTGGCCGATGAAAACGGATTCCAGGCCACCGGCGACCACCTCCCCACTCCTCCACCCATGCCCGAGCACGTCGTCAAGATGCTCGCAGACCTCAAAGCCGCCGGAGTCCTGTAA